One part of the Augochlora pura isolate Apur16 chromosome 3, APUR_v2.2.1, whole genome shotgun sequence genome encodes these proteins:
- the LOC144467914 gene encoding uncharacterized protein LOC144467914, which translates to MKTENDIQRSISAMTIGDPEAFESPGSSKKQASKTTRMQTVLTTMDCLNHMLIGFLTALTLFYSARSLGTLDLHVTLCTVGYILLMSEGIIWLAGEDLITGLISRRARSHVHWILQALGLVCVIAGVVVMYMVKKVHIRSNHAILGFSSLVIMMFLAVWGYPVFVAVKLRKLVKPVIIKFAHNLLGIVCLVLGMAAQILGYQMKWLPRVSTIPHVQTGAIVLTAIITILTVRNALPNLFSQLSAIFARRR; encoded by the exons ATGAAGACGGAAAACGATATCCAGCGATCTATATCGGCGATGACGATCGGCGATCCGGAAGCCTTCGAATCGCCGGGTTCGTCGAAGAAGCAGGCCTCGAAGACGACTCGGATGCAGACAGTGTTGACGACGATGGACTGCTTGAATCACATGCTGATCGGTTTCCTGACAGCGCTGACGTTGTTCTACTCGGCCCGATCCCTCGGCACCCTGGACCTGCACGTCACTTTGTGCACCGTCGGG TACATCCTGCTGATGTCCGAGGGCATTATCTGGCTGGCTGGCGAGGACCTCATCACGGGATTAATCTCGCGACGCGCCAGAAGCCACGTGCACTGGATCCTCCAGGCCCTGGGCCTGGTCTGCGTGATCGCCGGCGTCGTCGTCATGTACATGGTGAAGAAGGTCCACATCAGGTCGAACCACGCGATCCTAGGCTTCTCGTCCCTCGTGATCATGATGTTCTTGGCCGTCTGGGGCTATCCCGTCTTCGTCGCGGTCAAGCTGCGGAAGCTGGTCAAGCCGGTGATCATCAAGTTCGCCCACAATCTGCTCGGCATCGTCTGCCTCGTGCTAGGCATGGCCGCGCAGATCCTCGGCTACCAAATGAAGTGGCTGCCGAGGGTCTCCACGATTCCCCACGTGCAAACGGGCGCCATCGTTCTCACGGCGATCATCACCATCCTCACCGTCAGGAACGCGCTGCCTAATCTCTTTTCCCAGCTCTCGGCCATCTTCGCCAGGCGGCGGTGA